One window of Camelina sativa cultivar DH55 chromosome 4, Cs, whole genome shotgun sequence genomic DNA carries:
- the LOC104780934 gene encoding uncharacterized protein LOC104780934, with amino-acid sequence MAATFAFLKDVRPYKTAWRVQVKVLHAWCQSTGESLELVVSDSLGKKIHASVKKELVTKYANRLPVGNWVFIETFGLSYATGQFRPTTHLYKMAFITGTLVLQSDPVSDSTFLSLTKFRKIQSGEANPNILVGKYI; translated from the exons ATGGCTGCTACTTTTGCCTTCCTAAAAGATGTTAGACCCTACAAGACCGCCTGGAGGGTACAAGTGAAGGTACTCCATGCATGGTGTCAAAGTACTGGTGAATCTCTTGAGTTGGTTGTCTCAGATTCTCTG GGCAAAAAAATTCATGCATCAGTTAAGAAGGAGTTGGTTACCAAGTACGCGAATAGGCTCCCTGTTGGAAACTGGGTTTTCATTGAGACTTTCGGACTTAGCTACGCAACTGGTCAGTTCAGACCAACTACCCATCTGTACAAGATGGCCTTCATCACCGGAACTTTGGTGTTGCAGAGTGATCCTGTATCTGACTCTACCTTCCTGTCATTAACAAAGTTTCGGAAGATCCAAAGTGGGGAAGCTAATCCCAATATTTTGGTTGGtaagtatatatag
- the LOC104780933 gene encoding uncharacterized protein LOC104780933: MFSSSRTKNLTCGFKVNTNSPEWHKSMTKILKKIRGGNFWIDVDEGMAYVTGQGDPNKLLKLMGSKRGKDAEMAFVKTGTHHHRPHHDPNFCNNYPSSFFGGQSATPYWPGYYPQGQGMVPFQQYPFGYSNYGYY, translated from the exons ATGTTTTCGTCAAGTCGTACAAAAAACCTG ACTTGTGGGTTTAAAGTGAACACCAACTCCCCTGAATGGCACAAGAGCATGACGAAAATCCTTAAGAAAATCAGAG GAGGGAATTTTTGGATAGACGTGGATGAAGGAATGGCATACGTAACGGGTCAAGGAGATCCAAACAAGCTACTAAAACTTATGGGTTCGAAGAGAGGCAAAGATGCTGAAATGGCGTTTGTGAAAACCGGAACACATCATCATCGACCTCATCATGATCCTAACTTTTGCAACAACTATCCAAGTTCTTTCTTTGGTGGGCAATCAGCAACGCCATATTGGCCAGGGTACTATCCACAAGGGCAGGGAATGGTACCTTTTCAACAATACCCATTCGGATATAGTAACTACGGTTATTATTAA
- the LOC104780935 gene encoding thioredoxin H1, with product MAKTMICKATLRDTYVKSERALAKYNCKQNRTEQRKRDGEKMASEEGQVIACHTVESWNEQLQKANDSKTLVVVDFTASWCGPCRFIAPFFADLAKKLPNVLFLKVDIDELKSVASDWAIEAMPTFMFLKEGNILDKVVGARKDELQSTITKHLA from the exons aTGGCAAAAACTATGATTTGTAAGGCGACTCTACGAGATACATATGTGAAAAGTGAGCGAGCGCTTGCTAAGTATAATTgtaaacagaacagaacagagcagagaaagagagacggaGAGAAGATGGCTTCGGAAGAGGGACAAGTGATCGCGTGCCACACCGTTGAGTCATGGAACGAGCAACTCCAGAAGGCTAACGACTCCAAAACTCTT GTGGTGGTTGATTTCACGGCTTCTTGGTGTGGACCATGTCGTTTCATTGCTCCATTCTTTGCTGATTTGGCTAAGAAGCTCCCCAATGTGCTTTTTCTCAAGGTTGATATTGATGAATTGAAG TCGGTGGCGAGTGACTGGGCGATAGAGGCGATGCCAACCTTCATGTTCTTGAAGGAAGGGAATATTCTGGACAAGGTTGTTGGGGCCAGGAAAGATGAGCTTCAGTCTACCATTACCAAACACTTGGCTTAA